One Alicyclobacillus acidoterrestris DNA window includes the following coding sequences:
- a CDS encoding M20 family metallo-hydrolase yields the protein MQIQSERLRRHFVQLAEYGKIGETGVCRPTLSNVEKEAFAVVSEWMREAGMTVRIDDCGNLIGRKEGKCDGPMLMMGSHLDSQPYGGRFDGTAGVLAAIESVATMTEHGVIPDVPIEVVAFCDEEGWRFNKGLFGSRAIFGQLEPGELARTDKDGITREQALRDFGCDPTQIASCVYPDGAVGCYLELHIEQGPILEREGKPIGIVSGIAGPIWWTVTLRGFAGHAGSVPMDLRRDALVGAAETIVALNEIVTQEKGIQTVGTVGNMTIFPNSRNIIPEEVQFTVDLRDIDLDRRNRYEAQLRDAIERVVGRYGLQYEIREDTNSEPRYCAEWIKQFIREESVGLVDGCPELMSGPFHDALAASYVCDYGMIFVRSKDGISHNPAEFSSDADLALGTQLLCQTALRVTKELRRRASMETGMVSQPML from the coding sequence ATGCAAATTCAAAGCGAACGATTGCGGCGTCACTTTGTGCAGTTGGCGGAGTACGGGAAAATTGGGGAAACCGGTGTCTGTCGGCCGACGTTGTCCAATGTTGAAAAAGAGGCGTTCGCTGTGGTGTCGGAGTGGATGCGAGAAGCGGGGATGACGGTACGTATCGATGACTGTGGCAACTTAATTGGCCGCAAGGAAGGCAAGTGTGATGGTCCGATGTTGATGATGGGCTCACATCTCGATTCGCAGCCGTACGGCGGACGATTCGATGGAACGGCTGGGGTGCTGGCGGCAATCGAATCTGTTGCGACGATGACTGAGCATGGTGTAATCCCCGATGTTCCCATTGAAGTGGTGGCGTTTTGCGATGAAGAGGGTTGGCGATTTAATAAAGGGTTATTTGGATCCCGCGCGATATTTGGGCAATTGGAACCGGGCGAGTTGGCGAGAACCGACAAGGACGGGATAACGCGCGAGCAGGCATTGCGGGATTTTGGTTGTGACCCAACACAAATTGCCTCTTGTGTGTATCCAGATGGTGCCGTCGGCTGTTATCTCGAATTGCACATTGAGCAAGGACCCATCTTGGAGCGTGAGGGGAAACCTATTGGTATCGTCTCTGGTATTGCTGGTCCCATTTGGTGGACTGTTACGCTGCGCGGATTTGCTGGACACGCGGGGTCAGTGCCGATGGATTTACGCCGCGACGCATTAGTGGGCGCAGCAGAGACGATTGTCGCGTTGAATGAGATTGTGACGCAAGAAAAGGGTATACAGACGGTTGGGACGGTCGGCAACATGACTATTTTTCCGAATTCCAGGAATATTATTCCGGAGGAAGTACAATTTACGGTTGATTTGCGCGATATCGACCTGGACCGACGGAATCGCTATGAAGCGCAGTTGCGGGATGCCATTGAACGCGTGGTTGGGCGCTATGGACTTCAGTATGAAATTCGCGAGGATACGAATAGTGAGCCTCGCTATTGTGCGGAGTGGATTAAACAGTTCATTCGCGAGGAGAGCGTGGGCCTTGTCGACGGGTGTCCAGAGTTAATGAGCGGGCCATTTCATGACGCGCTCGCTGCTTCTTACGTCTGCGACTATGGCATGATCTTTGTCCGGTCGAAAGACGGAATCAGTCACAATCCAGCTGAATTTTCATCCGATGCAGATTTGGCACTCGGGACGCAACTGCTATGTCAGACTGCGCTGCGGGTGACAAAGGAACTCCGTCGTCGGGCTTCGATGGAAACGGGAATGGTGAGTCAGCCGATGCTGTGA
- the preA gene encoding NAD-dependent dihydropyrimidine dehydrogenase subunit PreA, with protein MADLRVNFAGISSPNPFWLASAPPTNSGYQVMRAFEAGWGGVVWKTLTDKPIVNTTSRFAGLRLHGQRMVGFNNIELISDRPLADNLREIAEVKRRFPDRAVIASIMIEPKRDLWHEVIKRTQDAGVDGFELNFGCPHGMAERGMGAAVGQHPDLVKMQTEWAKEAATVPVIAKLTPNITDIRVTAQAARAGGADAVSMINTINSLMGVDLNTWNTIPHIDGRGAHGGYCGPAVKPIALHMVAECAKDPLVGIPISGMGGISDWRDAVEFMLMGSTSVQVCTAVMHHGFRIVEDMLDGLNNYLDDKGILRAMDLVGQATGKYGDWNRLNLRYQTVAKIDEDTCIRCNKCYVACEDSAHQAIQMIANKEDGKSRYHLEVVRDECVGCNLCYEVCPVDGCITMEVVDNGLDAVTWSDLQDTVAHGNR; from the coding sequence GTGGCAGATTTGAGGGTCAATTTCGCAGGTATTTCATCGCCGAATCCGTTTTGGCTCGCTTCTGCGCCTCCGACAAACAGTGGGTACCAAGTGATGCGGGCGTTTGAAGCTGGGTGGGGCGGTGTCGTTTGGAAGACGTTGACTGATAAGCCGATTGTGAATACCACATCGCGATTCGCCGGACTGCGGCTTCACGGACAGCGAATGGTTGGGTTTAACAATATTGAATTGATATCTGATCGGCCGCTGGCAGATAACCTGCGCGAAATTGCCGAGGTGAAACGACGTTTTCCAGACCGAGCAGTGATTGCTTCCATCATGATTGAGCCAAAGCGCGATTTGTGGCATGAGGTCATCAAACGCACGCAGGATGCGGGAGTCGATGGATTTGAGCTGAATTTCGGCTGTCCGCACGGTATGGCGGAACGCGGGATGGGCGCAGCGGTGGGGCAGCATCCGGATCTTGTGAAAATGCAGACGGAATGGGCGAAAGAGGCCGCAACCGTGCCGGTCATTGCCAAGCTCACGCCAAACATTACGGATATTCGCGTGACGGCGCAGGCAGCTCGGGCGGGTGGAGCAGATGCGGTTAGCATGATTAACACGATTAATTCCCTGATGGGGGTAGATCTCAACACGTGGAACACGATTCCGCACATTGATGGGCGCGGGGCACACGGAGGATATTGCGGCCCGGCCGTAAAGCCTATCGCTTTGCATATGGTTGCCGAGTGTGCTAAGGATCCGCTGGTGGGGATTCCGATTTCGGGCATGGGAGGGATCAGCGATTGGCGGGATGCCGTAGAGTTTATGCTGATGGGATCGACTTCTGTACAGGTTTGTACAGCCGTCATGCATCACGGGTTTCGAATTGTCGAGGACATGCTGGATGGACTGAATAATTACCTCGACGACAAAGGGATTTTGCGGGCAATGGATTTGGTTGGTCAGGCAACTGGCAAGTACGGTGACTGGAATCGTCTCAATCTCCGTTACCAGACAGTTGCGAAGATTGATGAGGATACATGCATTCGCTGCAACAAGTGTTACGTGGCGTGTGAGGATAGTGCGCACCAAGCGATTCAAATGATTGCGAACAAAGAAGATGGCAAATCGCGTTATCACCTTGAAGTCGTTCGTGACGAATGTGTGGGGTGCAATTTGTGTTATGAAGTTTGTCCGGTAGATGGGTGTATCACGATGGAAGTTGTTGATAATGGGCTGGACGCAGTGACTTGGAGCGATCTCCAGGATACTGTTGCACACGGCAACCGATAA
- a CDS encoding asparaginase domain-containing protein, giving the protein MRPVYAVGKGVLVVLNDEINSAREVAKTNTYRLETFQSGQLGFLGYVDANGEVVFYRDVARLHTSRSAFSRTSVATWPRVDIVYSYAGADGAFINAACEAGTRGIVVAGTGAGLVSSAEMAALQTARAAGVMVVRSNRLGNGRVLPLAKYTAHGFVSADNLTPQKARILLMLALEKTNDVHSIQAFFDQY; this is encoded by the coding sequence ATGCGCCCAGTCTACGCGGTGGGCAAGGGTGTATTGGTCGTGCTCAACGACGAGATCAACAGTGCCCGCGAGGTCGCAAAAACCAACACATATCGACTGGAGACGTTTCAATCTGGTCAACTCGGTTTCCTCGGATATGTCGATGCCAACGGAGAAGTTGTTTTTTACCGTGATGTGGCGCGGTTGCATACGTCGAGATCGGCGTTTTCTAGAACGAGCGTCGCGACGTGGCCGCGAGTAGACATTGTTTACTCGTACGCTGGGGCGGATGGCGCGTTCATCAATGCTGCTTGTGAGGCGGGCACAAGGGGGATCGTCGTGGCCGGTACAGGGGCAGGACTCGTCTCGAGCGCCGAGATGGCGGCGTTGCAAACAGCGCGCGCTGCGGGCGTCATGGTCGTGCGGAGCAATCGTTTGGGCAATGGCCGCGTACTTCCACTGGCGAAATACACGGCGCATGGTTTTGTTAGTGCCGATAATCTCACTCCTCAAAAGGCGCGCATTTTGCTCATGCTTGCCCTCGAGAAAACAAACGACGTCCATTCGATTCAGGCGTTCTTTGACCAGTATTGA
- a CDS encoding APC family permease yields MEENLKRVLRTPEVLFIGINGVIGGGIFLLPGQVAGLAGDKSMLAYLLAGIIAIFIGLSFSEASSMFTTTGGSFVYAERAMGKTVAFTVGWMSWLTFIIGWASLSNGLVSYLSALAPGVAPYKDLIIIVLVGLLCLLNTFGVRRGSMTVLFFSIVKLIPLALLIMMGLFFVTHAASPAGNLGAPKNFGQAVLVLIFAYGGFEMATIPQGEMVNPRKSVAIGVIGTLVGVTLFYMLIQVAAQRLDPALSASTAPLADAGRAMFVGGATVMTIGAVLSIFGTKSGIALSSPRIVYALSFNRSLPGVLAKISPRFQTPVVAIWTTGILVMILACTGTFQHLVLLNVAARLYEYLLVCIAVIVLRIRAKDAHRPFKLPLGMTIPVIAAALCVWLLCQESGSQLLAALIALVVGLILYAISRATQRNAN; encoded by the coding sequence GTGGAAGAAAACTTAAAGCGTGTCCTCCGTACGCCTGAGGTCCTGTTTATTGGTATCAATGGCGTCATCGGCGGTGGCATTTTCTTGTTACCTGGCCAGGTTGCAGGCCTTGCTGGTGATAAATCAATGCTCGCCTACTTACTCGCGGGTATCATCGCTATCTTCATTGGATTATCCTTTTCTGAGGCCAGCAGCATGTTCACGACGACGGGCGGATCGTTCGTGTACGCCGAGCGAGCCATGGGCAAAACCGTCGCCTTCACAGTCGGGTGGATGAGCTGGCTCACATTCATCATCGGTTGGGCTTCACTATCAAACGGTTTGGTCAGTTACCTTTCCGCCTTGGCGCCCGGGGTTGCACCGTATAAAGACCTCATCATCATTGTCCTCGTAGGTCTGCTTTGTTTGTTGAACACGTTTGGGGTTCGACGGGGATCGATGACGGTGCTGTTCTTCTCCATCGTAAAGCTGATTCCGCTTGCGCTACTCATCATGATGGGCCTGTTCTTTGTCACACATGCTGCATCTCCTGCAGGCAATCTTGGTGCTCCGAAGAACTTCGGACAAGCGGTTCTTGTGCTGATCTTTGCCTACGGCGGCTTTGAGATGGCAACCATTCCACAGGGTGAAATGGTGAATCCTCGCAAATCCGTGGCAATTGGCGTCATCGGTACGCTTGTTGGCGTGACGCTGTTTTATATGTTAATTCAGGTTGCGGCGCAGCGGCTCGATCCCGCTCTCTCAGCATCCACTGCCCCGCTGGCAGACGCGGGCCGTGCCATGTTTGTCGGAGGCGCCACGGTCATGACAATCGGTGCAGTCCTTTCCATCTTCGGCACGAAAAGCGGCATCGCGTTGTCGTCACCGCGTATTGTGTACGCACTGTCGTTCAACCGCTCGTTGCCTGGCGTGCTCGCAAAGATTTCGCCACGGTTCCAAACACCAGTCGTGGCGATTTGGACCACAGGCATTTTGGTCATGATTCTTGCCTGCACAGGCACGTTTCAACATCTTGTCTTGCTGAACGTCGCAGCTCGCTTATACGAGTACTTGCTGGTCTGCATTGCGGTCATCGTTCTACGCATCCGTGCCAAAGATGCGCATCGGCCGTTCAAGCTGCCACTTGGAATGACAATTCCAGTCATCGCTGCAGCGCTCTGTGTGTGGCTACTCTGCCAAGAATCTGGCAGCCAGCTCCTCGCTGCCTTAATCGCTCTGGTGGTTGGTTTGATTCTGTACGCCATCAGCCGTGCAACACAGCGGAATGCAAACTGA
- a CDS encoding NAD(P)-dependent oxidoreductase gives MRMHRRAGNDILANFAEVVPALKSAEAVLEANRCLFCEDAPCTAACPTGIDVPMFIRKIATGNLTGSAKTIFDANPLGASCARVCPTEALCEGACVLNELSTPVMIGQLQRHATNHLMAHLDIQMYHRGVDNGLRVAIVGAGPAGLSAARELARWGYGVTMYEQDDKAGGLNTYGVAPFRLPQAIALWEVRQIEQLGVEICTGVTVGQDVTAEHLLQVYDAVLIAVGLGRIQQLGIEGESLPGVMDALELIRATKDKGSEHVSIGRKVVVIGAGNTAIDAATTAKRLGAEIVQILYRRTENEMTAYPFEYDFAKMDGVEFRWLIAPVRIVGSNQVEAIECRRMRLGAEDAKGRRNPEPVPGSELMIQADNVVMAIGQEKLIQLFDHFGIQHHGGIVEINDRMQTSRENVFAAGDCTFAGGGYEEATVVLAVEQGKRAADAIHRTLSATFASEGAV, from the coding sequence ATGAGGATGCATCGACGTGCTGGGAATGATATTCTTGCAAATTTTGCTGAGGTCGTGCCTGCGTTAAAGAGCGCCGAAGCGGTACTGGAAGCGAATCGCTGCTTGTTTTGCGAGGATGCACCGTGTACCGCCGCCTGTCCAACTGGGATTGATGTGCCTATGTTCATTCGTAAAATTGCTACGGGTAATTTGACCGGATCGGCCAAGACCATTTTTGACGCGAACCCTTTGGGCGCTAGTTGCGCGCGCGTTTGCCCGACTGAAGCGCTTTGCGAGGGGGCGTGCGTATTGAATGAGTTGAGCACGCCGGTGATGATTGGACAATTGCAGCGCCATGCCACAAATCACCTGATGGCGCATCTAGATATTCAGATGTATCACAGGGGCGTGGACAACGGGTTGCGTGTTGCCATCGTGGGGGCAGGCCCTGCTGGGTTGAGCGCCGCACGCGAACTGGCGCGATGGGGCTACGGCGTCACCATGTATGAACAGGACGACAAGGCAGGTGGACTCAACACGTACGGCGTCGCGCCATTTCGTTTGCCACAAGCGATTGCACTTTGGGAAGTCCGGCAGATAGAGCAATTGGGCGTCGAGATTTGCACAGGTGTGACGGTGGGGCAGGATGTGACCGCTGAGCATCTGCTCCAGGTGTATGACGCAGTATTGATTGCAGTTGGACTCGGTCGGATACAGCAATTAGGTATTGAAGGGGAGTCACTACCAGGGGTGATGGACGCACTGGAATTGATTCGCGCGACAAAGGACAAAGGCTCTGAACATGTCTCGATTGGGCGTAAAGTCGTTGTGATCGGCGCTGGCAATACCGCTATCGACGCCGCGACGACAGCGAAGCGTCTGGGTGCCGAAATCGTTCAGATTTTGTACCGGAGGACGGAGAATGAGATGACCGCCTACCCATTTGAGTACGATTTCGCCAAGATGGATGGGGTTGAGTTTCGCTGGCTGATTGCACCGGTTCGGATTGTTGGCAGCAATCAGGTGGAAGCCATTGAATGTCGGCGGATGCGCCTCGGTGCTGAAGATGCGAAAGGCCGGCGGAACCCAGAGCCTGTTCCCGGATCTGAATTGATGATCCAAGCGGATAACGTCGTGATGGCTATCGGTCAGGAGAAGTTGATTCAATTGTTCGATCACTTTGGCATCCAGCACCACGGCGGCATCGTGGAAATCAATGACAGGATGCAAACCTCCCGCGAGAACGTGTTCGCCGCGGGGGATTGCACCTTCGCGGGGGGCGGTTATGAGGAAGCGACAGTGGTTCTCGCGGTGGAACAAGGCAAGCGGGCGGCTGACGCGATTCACCGGACGTTGAGCGCAACATTTGCCAGCGAGGGCGCTGTCTAA
- the hydA gene encoding dihydropyrimidinase, with amino-acid sequence MPKTLIKQGVIVTAADTYQGDILVEDERIVQIGQNLRPERDAEVIDATGCYVFPGAIDEHTHMAMPFNGTVTADWNTETVAAAIGGTTTIVDFAKQEKGDTLAHTAEVWKRRADGRTAIDYSLHVAITDLTDAVLDEIAHIVQSGVATLKLFMAYKGETMVDDATLLTTLQVARDVGALVMVHAENGDAIDILQRQLIAAGKTEPKYHAVSRPIEIEAEATRRAIALAKVADAPIFIVHVSGLDSLEEVRRARAAGQPVFAETCPQYLLLDESYLVLPDFEGAKYVCSPPLRAALNQEKLWHGLANGTLQAIGTDHCSFNFAQQKHLGAHDFRKIPNGVGGIENWIQLLYTYGVKTGRISLNQLVELTSTNPAKYMGLFPKKGTIAVGTDADIVVFDPAVEQTITAANQKQNSDYSVYEGFRIDGAPRHVLLRGKVIVTEGAYVGDLRDGQFVHANPYGAAYSTEREVTASAAEQIHHLFA; translated from the coding sequence ATGCCAAAGACCTTAATCAAACAGGGTGTAATTGTGACGGCCGCGGATACCTATCAAGGGGATATTCTCGTTGAGGATGAGAGGATCGTGCAGATTGGGCAAAATTTGCGCCCAGAGCGTGATGCCGAGGTGATCGATGCGACCGGGTGTTATGTGTTTCCGGGCGCGATCGACGAACATACGCACATGGCCATGCCGTTTAATGGAACCGTGACGGCGGATTGGAACACGGAGACGGTGGCCGCGGCTATCGGTGGCACGACGACGATTGTCGATTTCGCGAAACAGGAAAAAGGCGATACGCTGGCGCACACGGCGGAGGTTTGGAAGCGGCGCGCCGATGGGCGAACGGCGATAGATTACAGTTTGCATGTGGCGATTACCGATCTCACCGACGCCGTGCTGGACGAAATTGCACATATTGTCCAATCTGGCGTCGCGACACTGAAACTATTTATGGCGTACAAGGGAGAAACGATGGTGGATGACGCGACGCTGTTGACTACCTTACAGGTGGCGAGGGACGTCGGGGCACTGGTGATGGTCCATGCTGAGAATGGGGATGCCATTGACATCTTACAGCGGCAGTTGATAGCGGCGGGTAAAACAGAGCCAAAATACCATGCGGTCAGCCGTCCTATCGAGATTGAGGCGGAAGCTACCAGGCGTGCGATTGCCCTCGCAAAAGTGGCGGATGCGCCGATTTTTATCGTGCATGTATCGGGCCTGGATTCGCTGGAGGAAGTCAGGCGTGCGCGGGCAGCAGGGCAACCGGTGTTTGCGGAAACTTGTCCGCAGTATTTGCTGCTGGATGAGTCCTATCTCGTTCTACCTGATTTTGAGGGCGCCAAATACGTTTGTTCACCGCCGCTCCGGGCCGCGCTTAATCAAGAAAAGCTTTGGCACGGGCTGGCGAACGGTACGCTTCAGGCCATCGGGACAGATCACTGTTCGTTCAATTTTGCACAGCAGAAACACTTGGGTGCGCATGATTTTCGGAAGATTCCGAACGGCGTGGGTGGGATCGAAAATTGGATCCAGCTCCTGTACACGTACGGCGTAAAGACGGGGCGGATTTCGCTGAATCAATTGGTGGAATTGACCTCTACCAACCCTGCGAAGTACATGGGGCTGTTCCCGAAAAAGGGGACCATCGCCGTTGGGACGGATGCAGATATCGTGGTGTTTGATCCCGCTGTAGAACAGACCATCACCGCTGCGAACCAAAAGCAAAACAGCGACTACAGCGTGTACGAAGGATTTCGAATCGATGGAGCGCCGCGCCATGTCCTGCTTCGTGGGAAGGTGATTGTCACGGAGGGGGCGTACGTTGGTGACCTTCGCGATGGGCAGTTTGTTCATGCGAACCCATACGGTGCGGCGTATTCGACAGAGCGGGAAGTGACAGCGAGCGCTGCAGAGCAGATCCATCATTTGTTCGCTTAA
- a CDS encoding LLM class flavin-dependent oxidoreductase has product MEFGVFLPIANNGWIISKASPQYMPTFELNRHVTMKAEEVGFDFALSMVKYRGYGGETEHWDYALDSLSLMAGLASVTDRIRLYGTIQPLTLHPAMAARMAMTIDDISGGRFGINVITGWNKYEYAQIGLWPGDAYYNQRYDYAEEWLNVVKMLWKDGRATYKGEHYHLDDCLCLPTPRQQPSLPIVCAGMSDRGLRFTVEHADISFVAADFAGCKALSQKTKQMAQAMAKLYADHADFGAFKGVVEASGNDPSGSTAKMMNKENVFITPTIIGSYETVSDYLLALETDTDVDGVLVTFPDFLTDVETFGRMVIPAVRKSALDVLSS; this is encoded by the coding sequence ATGGAATTTGGCGTGTTCCTGCCGATTGCGAATAACGGATGGATTATTTCAAAAGCTTCTCCGCAATACATGCCGACCTTTGAGCTAAACCGCCATGTGACGATGAAGGCGGAGGAAGTTGGATTTGATTTCGCGCTCTCGATGGTCAAGTACCGCGGCTATGGAGGGGAGACGGAACATTGGGACTACGCATTAGACTCACTCAGTTTGATGGCTGGACTCGCGTCCGTCACAGATAGAATTCGTCTGTACGGAACGATTCAGCCACTCACGTTGCACCCCGCAATGGCGGCGCGTATGGCGATGACCATTGACGATATCAGCGGTGGGCGGTTTGGTATCAATGTCATTACGGGTTGGAACAAGTACGAATACGCGCAGATAGGGTTGTGGCCAGGTGATGCGTATTACAATCAGCGATATGACTATGCGGAAGAGTGGTTGAACGTCGTCAAAATGCTGTGGAAGGACGGCCGTGCGACCTATAAGGGCGAGCATTATCATCTGGACGACTGTTTGTGTTTACCAACGCCCCGCCAACAACCAAGTCTACCGATTGTGTGTGCCGGCATGTCGGATAGAGGACTGAGGTTTACAGTCGAACATGCAGATATCAGCTTTGTTGCGGCGGACTTCGCAGGCTGTAAGGCGTTGAGTCAGAAGACGAAACAAATGGCGCAGGCGATGGCGAAATTGTACGCAGACCATGCAGATTTTGGCGCATTTAAGGGGGTGGTCGAAGCTTCGGGCAATGATCCGAGTGGCTCCACCGCAAAGATGATGAACAAAGAAAATGTATTTATTACACCGACGATCATTGGATCGTACGAAACGGTGTCCGATTATCTGCTCGCGTTGGAGACAGACACGGATGTGGATGGTGTGCTAGTGACGTTTCCAGATTTTTTAACAGATGTCGAAACATTCGGTCGCATGGTGATTCCTGCAGTGCGCAAATCGGCACTCGACGTTCTGTCTTCTTAA